Proteins from one Nitrospinota bacterium genomic window:
- a CDS encoding Dabb family protein, with protein sequence MIKHIVMFKLADKTPENLNQVINALRGMEGKIETLRFLEAGKDYSESERSYDVVLTTHFDNQEGLNTYIGHENHLPVVKLIRSLCSGSVVVDYIVD encoded by the coding sequence ATGATCAAACACATTGTCATGTTTAAATTGGCTGACAAAACCCCGGAAAATCTGAATCAGGTAATAAATGCCCTAAGAGGCATGGAAGGGAAAATTGAGACTCTCAGGTTCCTCGAAGCAGGGAAGGATTATTCCGAATCGGAGAGAAGCTACGATGTGGTTTTAACCACCCATTTTGACAACCAGGAAGGCTTGAATACCTATATCGGCCACGAAAACCACCTTCCTGTCGTCAAATTAATACGCTCGCTGTGCTCGGGATCTGTCGTGGTCGATTACATAGTTGATTGA